In Microaerobacter geothermalis, a single genomic region encodes these proteins:
- a CDS encoding ROK family glucokinase has product MKEQKYIGIDLGGTSIKMGLVDQKGSLLYTLESPTPENKEFYSVINTFDGMVDRLLQENGLEWKEITGIGVGAPAFFDLKKGEVVEAVNLGWHHVPLMETLMERWKLPVCVDNDANVAALGEMWVGAGIGATHILCITIGTGIGGGVIINGDIYHGANGSAGEVGHVTVRHQDGRLCNCGKTGCLETEASATAIVLDAMDKLKHLSDGPLKEAYDKSGTLTAKMVVELALKGEPTCKEIIQKAGKVLGRSLAEMCYLLNPELIIIGGGISYAGEMLFNPLTEAFYQTAFPRVAEDTSIVPARLGNQAGMIGAARLVHVRVNH; this is encoded by the coding sequence ATGAAAGAACAAAAATATATAGGAATAGATCTGGGTGGTACATCGATCAAAATGGGACTTGTTGACCAGAAAGGGAGTCTCCTTTATACTTTAGAAAGTCCTACACCCGAAAACAAAGAATTTTATTCAGTAATTAACACTTTTGATGGAATGGTCGACCGTCTTCTTCAGGAGAACGGATTGGAATGGAAAGAGATTACTGGAATAGGCGTAGGTGCCCCTGCTTTTTTTGACTTGAAAAAAGGTGAAGTGGTAGAGGCTGTCAATCTTGGTTGGCATCATGTCCCTTTAATGGAAACTCTGATGGAAAGATGGAAATTACCTGTCTGTGTTGACAATGATGCGAATGTTGCAGCATTGGGTGAAATGTGGGTAGGGGCAGGAATTGGGGCAACCCATATCCTTTGTATTACCATCGGCACGGGTATTGGCGGGGGAGTGATCATTAATGGAGACATTTACCACGGCGCCAACGGCAGCGCCGGTGAAGTTGGACATGTTACCGTCAGACATCAAGACGGTAGACTCTGCAACTGCGGGAAAACGGGATGTTTGGAAACGGAAGCCTCTGCCACCGCCATTGTTTTGGATGCGATGGATAAGCTGAAACATCTATCAGATGGACCTTTGAAAGAAGCTTATGATAAATCGGGAACCTTGACAGCGAAAATGGTTGTAGAATTAGCTCTAAAAGGAGAACCTACCTGTAAAGAAATTATTCAGAAAGCAGGAAAGGTTCTTGGACGCTCATTGGCGGAAATGTGTTACCTGCTAAATCCTGAATTGATTATTATCGGAGGGGGTATATCCTACGCAGGAGAGATGTTGTTTAACCCCCTCACTGAGGCATTTTATCAGACTGCATTCCCAAGGGTAGCTGAGGATACTTCCATAGTTCCAGCTAGACTTGGCAACCAGGCTGGAATGATCGGGGCGGCACGATTAGTACATGTGCGGGTAAATCATTAA
- the pfkA gene encoding 6-phosphofructokinase, translating to MKRIAVLTSGGDAPGMNAAIRAVVRRGIFNNLEIFGVRHGYQGLMEGSFVPLELGSVGDIIHRGGTILYSARSEKFKTEEGQKSALDQLKGNGIEGLIVIGGDGSFRGALQLTKKGFPTIGIPGTIDNDIPCTDFTLGFDTAVNTVIDAIDKIRDTATSHERTYVIEVMGRDAGDIALWSGLAGGAESILIPEAETNLDDLCQRLIQGHKRGKKHSIIIVAEGVSSGSEIGNLIRERTGFETRVTVLGHIQRGGSPSAFDRLLGSRMGAEAVDLLLAGEAGVMVGIQNNHMIAVPFEEALSQTHQPSLDLYDLARTLSI from the coding sequence GTGAAAAGAATTGCTGTTTTGACAAGTGGTGGAGATGCTCCAGGAATGAATGCGGCTATTCGTGCTGTTGTTAGGAGAGGAATATTTAATAATTTAGAAATTTTTGGTGTTCGTCATGGATACCAGGGATTGATGGAAGGTTCCTTTGTCCCCCTGGAGCTGGGAAGTGTTGGAGATATTATCCATAGAGGCGGAACAATTTTGTACAGTGCCAGAAGTGAGAAATTTAAAACTGAAGAAGGACAGAAATCAGCTTTAGACCAATTGAAGGGAAACGGAATTGAAGGTTTGATCGTGATTGGTGGAGATGGGTCCTTTCGTGGTGCTTTACAATTAACCAAAAAAGGGTTTCCTACCATCGGAATCCCCGGAACCATTGACAATGATATTCCCTGTACAGATTTTACTTTAGGTTTTGATACTGCGGTGAATACGGTGATTGATGCAATTGACAAAATAAGGGATACTGCTACTTCCCATGAACGAACCTATGTCATCGAAGTGATGGGGAGAGATGCCGGAGACATTGCTCTCTGGTCGGGATTAGCCGGAGGGGCAGAGTCCATATTAATACCGGAAGCGGAGACTAATTTGGATGATCTCTGCCAACGATTGATTCAAGGTCATAAACGGGGTAAAAAGCACAGTATCATTATTGTAGCCGAAGGGGTTTCAAGTGGTTCCGAAATAGGCAATCTGATACGAGAGCGGACAGGATTTGAAACTAGAGTAACCGTTTTGGGTCATATCCAGCGAGGGGGCTCACCTTCTGCTTTTGACAGGTTACTGGGAAGTAGAATGGGAGCAGAGGCAGTCGATCTTCTTCTCGCCGGGGAAGCAGGGGTTATGGTGGGAATACAGAACAATCATATGATAGCTGTTCCCTTTGAAGAGGCCCTTAGCCAGACCCATCAGCCTTCACTTGATTTATATGATTTGGCCCGCACCTTGTCGATATAG
- a CDS encoding carbohydrate ABC transporter permease: MKSKAKVGALLSLLFMGLGQLYHRQFAKGIFLLLLEAYVLIFWSLPFQWAMWGLTTLGETPQIRKAGRIVYPGDHSIFLMIEGIIYLIAFLLFIWIYYLNIRDAYKTGKIRDEGGVPNNIKQTLRNIWENGFPYVMLTPAVLFTAFLTILPLIFGIAIAFTNYSGPNYLPPKNLVDWVGFKSFVDLFQLKTWSRTFYGVFIWTFIWAIISTISIYFVGMLFASLLGHRKIRFKRFWRAIFILPWAVPGFISTLIMRNIFNGEFGPLNKYLQVIGFDPIPWFSDPFWAKMTLFMVNLWLGFPFWMLLMSGVMTSIDKELYEAAEVDGATAWQKFWKIMFPIVVFSTTPLLIMGFAGNFNNFGLIYFLTSGGPVNPDYTYAGSTDILITWLYKLTLEQNKFNIASVVSILIFIVVAALSIYNFRRTRAFREEDMMSQ; this comes from the coding sequence ATGAAATCAAAAGCGAAAGTCGGCGCGCTTCTTTCATTGCTGTTTATGGGTTTGGGACAACTATACCATCGGCAGTTTGCAAAAGGAATATTTTTGCTTTTGCTGGAAGCCTACGTGCTCATCTTTTGGTCTCTCCCGTTCCAATGGGCGATGTGGGGACTTACAACGCTTGGGGAAACCCCGCAAATCCGCAAAGCTGGTAGAATCGTTTATCCTGGGGATCACTCCATCTTCTTAATGATCGAGGGGATCATCTATCTTATAGCGTTCTTGCTTTTTATATGGATCTACTATTTAAACATTCGCGATGCGTACAAAACAGGAAAGATAAGGGATGAGGGCGGAGTTCCTAACAATATTAAACAAACTTTGAGAAATATTTGGGAAAACGGTTTTCCCTACGTGATGCTTACTCCAGCGGTTCTTTTTACCGCATTTTTAACAATTCTGCCTTTAATTTTTGGGATAGCCATTGCTTTTACCAACTATTCTGGCCCCAATTATTTGCCACCGAAAAATTTGGTTGATTGGGTTGGCTTTAAGAGCTTTGTTGATTTGTTTCAGCTCAAAACATGGAGTAGAACTTTTTATGGCGTTTTTATCTGGACATTTATTTGGGCGATAATCTCCACGATTTCGATTTATTTTGTCGGCATGTTATTTGCCTCCTTACTGGGTCACCGAAAGATCCGTTTTAAACGGTTTTGGCGGGCAATTTTTATTCTACCATGGGCGGTGCCTGGATTTATCTCTACATTGATCATGCGCAATATTTTTAACGGGGAGTTTGGTCCTTTAAATAAGTATTTGCAAGTGATCGGATTTGATCCGATTCCGTGGTTTTCCGATCCCTTCTGGGCGAAGATGACTTTATTCATGGTGAATCTATGGCTCGGGTTTCCTTTCTGGATGTTGTTGATGTCTGGTGTCATGACCTCAATTGACAAAGAGTTGTATGAGGCGGCAGAAGTAGATGGGGCAACTGCTTGGCAAAAATTTTGGAAAATTATGTTCCCAATTGTAGTTTTTTCAACTACACCGCTTTTGATTATGGGTTTTGCCGGAAACTTTAACAATTTCGGGCTGATTTACTTCTTAACCTCAGGCGGACCTGTCAACCCGGATTATACTTATGCAGGGTCAACAGATATTCTCATTACCTGGCTTTATAAACTAACCCTAGAACAGAATAAGTTTAACATCGCCTCTGTGGTATCAATCCTCATCTTTATTGTTGTGGCAGCCCTATCAATTTACAATTTCAGAAGAACGAGAGCCTTCAGAGAGGAGGATATGATGTCACAATGA
- a CDS encoding ABC transporter ATP-binding protein — translation MAGVKLNHVWKRYGDVEAVKDFHLDIQDKEFIVFVGPSGCGKSTTLRMIAGLEEISEGELYIGERKVNDVAPKDRDIAMVFQNYALYPHMNVYDNMAFGLKLRKFPKKDIEKRVKEAAKILGIEPYLKRKPKELSGGQRQRVALGRAIVREPQVFLMDEPLSNLDAKLRVQMRAEILKLHERIQTTTIYVTHDQTEAMTMATRIVIMKDGIIQQVGTPQEVYDVPVNRFVGGFIGSPAMNFIKGNLKEESGKILFQAEGIQVEIPAGKAQKIKEQGYVDRAVYLGIRPEDIHDEPLVLESSPKTHVHAKVEVVELTGAEKYLHISVAGEVIIARVDARSNVKVGTEVEMAFDPNKLHFFDADTDQRIDA, via the coding sequence ATGGCAGGTGTTAAACTGAATCATGTTTGGAAGCGTTATGGGGATGTGGAAGCAGTCAAAGATTTTCATTTGGATATTCAGGACAAAGAGTTTATTGTGTTTGTCGGTCCCTCCGGTTGTGGTAAGTCTACCACCTTGCGCATGATTGCTGGCTTGGAGGAGATATCGGAAGGGGAACTGTATATCGGGGAACGCAAAGTGAATGACGTGGCTCCAAAAGACAGAGATATCGCCATGGTGTTTCAGAACTACGCACTGTATCCCCATATGAACGTGTATGATAATATGGCCTTTGGACTAAAATTAAGGAAATTTCCCAAGAAAGACATCGAAAAACGTGTGAAGGAAGCGGCAAAAATTTTGGGAATTGAGCCGTATCTTAAAAGGAAACCAAAGGAACTCTCAGGAGGCCAGAGACAACGGGTTGCCCTAGGAAGAGCGATTGTAAGGGAACCTCAAGTGTTTTTGATGGATGAACCTTTATCCAATCTTGATGCAAAGCTCCGGGTACAAATGAGGGCGGAAATTCTTAAATTGCATGAGCGGATTCAAACGACCACGATTTATGTTACCCATGACCAGACAGAAGCCATGACCATGGCAACCCGAATTGTAATTATGAAAGATGGAATCATACAGCAAGTAGGAACCCCCCAGGAAGTGTATGATGTTCCGGTAAATCGGTTTGTAGGAGGATTTATCGGCTCTCCTGCGATGAATTTCATAAAAGGGAATCTGAAGGAAGAAAGTGGGAAAATACTCTTTCAGGCAGAAGGGATTCAGGTTGAGATACCTGCTGGAAAGGCACAAAAAATAAAGGAGCAGGGATATGTAGATCGAGCGGTTTATCTTGGTATCCGGCCTGAAGACATCCATGATGAACCATTGGTTTTGGAATCCTCTCCAAAAACCCACGTTCATGCAAAGGTAGAAGTGGTGGAACTAACGGGTGCTGAAAAATATCTCCATATATCCGTGGCTGGAGAAGTGATCATAGCTAGGGTGGATGCCCGATCCAATGTGAAGGTGGGGACTGAGGTGGAGATGGCATTTGATCCCAATAAATTGCACTTTTTTGATGCTGATACAGATCAACGAATTGACGCTTAG
- a CDS encoding sugar ABC transporter permease encodes MNMVWRERITLLIIYTILTATAIAIIYPVLWVIMGSLNPGDTLSATKLLPDKLTFKHFERLWSGTEYVLWYKNTLFIAFWNMILSTFLVVTAAYAFSRYRFPGRRQGLMAMLVLQMFPGFMGMIAIYILLLQLNLLDNHWGLILVYAGGSIPFGAWLVKGYFDALPRSLEEAAKLDGAGNLTIFFKVMMPLSKPILVFVAVSNFIGPWMDFIFARLVLRSDEKKTLAVGLFEMVTGRGNTEFTTFAAGAVLVAVPITILFLLFQKHLVEGLKAGANKG; translated from the coding sequence ATGAATATGGTATGGAGAGAGCGAATCACGCTCTTGATCATCTATACCATTTTAACCGCCACGGCGATCGCCATTATTTATCCTGTTTTGTGGGTAATCATGGGTTCCTTAAATCCAGGGGATACCTTAAGTGCAACCAAGCTTCTCCCTGATAAACTGACCTTTAAGCACTTTGAACGGCTATGGAGTGGGACCGAGTATGTCTTATGGTATAAGAATACATTGTTTATTGCCTTCTGGAATATGATCCTGTCTACGTTTCTTGTTGTTACGGCAGCATACGCCTTCTCAAGGTACCGCTTCCCCGGCAGAAGGCAAGGATTGATGGCGATGCTTGTTCTGCAAATGTTTCCGGGGTTTATGGGGATGATTGCGATCTATATCTTGTTGCTACAGCTTAACTTGTTAGACAACCATTGGGGCTTAATCCTTGTTTATGCAGGGGGTTCGATCCCGTTTGGAGCCTGGCTGGTAAAGGGATATTTTGATGCTTTGCCCAGAAGTTTGGAGGAAGCGGCTAAACTGGATGGTGCCGGAAATTTGACGATTTTCTTCAAAGTGATGATGCCTTTGTCGAAACCGATTCTCGTGTTTGTCGCGGTAAGCAACTTCATCGGCCCATGGATGGATTTCATTTTTGCACGCTTGGTTCTTCGTTCAGATGAGAAGAAGACACTTGCGGTTGGCTTATTCGAGATGGTTACGGGACGGGGAAATACGGAGTTCACCACCTTTGCTGCAGGGGCCGTACTTGTTGCCGTACCGATCACGATCCTCTTTCTGCTTTTCCAGAAACATTTGGTTGAAGGTTTAAAAGCGGGCGCGAACAAGGGCTGA
- a CDS encoding alpha-amylase family glycosyl hydrolase, whose product MVPVFQHGKKALTLVILLSLLVAGCNFQQEKQRVSEWPNAVFYEIFVRAFYDSNGDGIGDLKGVIAKLDYLQELGVEGIWLMPINPSPSYHKYDVINYYDIDPEYGTLEDMKILVAEAKKRDIKIIIDLVVNHTSNQNPWFQEAIKDENSPYRDWYIWADEKTNLLERGDWNQQLWYGLGKNKYYSTFWEGMPDLNYDNPDVRAEIIKIGKFWLQEVGVEGFRLDAAKYIYPDQEKEKNYAWWKEFRKAMQTVKEDVFLVGEVWDTATVTAPYLQDDGLNSTFNFDLAERIVRAVQQGKDTGIVSGLKRMREYFKKMDENYVDSIFLTNHDQNRVMSLFKGDVNKARMAAAILLTLPGSPFLYYGEEIGMQGMKPDEYIREPFVWSTDKKEGESRWIVSKYNREREKIALETQIEEENSLYQYYKKLIQVRRSSDILVLGEIERSKVNEIGIVAFKRVLGNQSLLVLHNLSGVTKTFSLPEDESVYKKKFFTSDKGSADKLNRIVEMQPYSTLILAQ is encoded by the coding sequence TTGGTACCGGTTTTTCAACATGGAAAGAAAGCGCTTACATTGGTTATCCTACTAAGTTTGTTAGTAGCGGGGTGCAACTTTCAGCAAGAAAAACAGCGGGTGTCCGAGTGGCCGAATGCCGTTTTCTATGAAATTTTTGTAAGGGCCTTCTATGATTCAAACGGGGATGGAATTGGTGATCTGAAAGGGGTTATTGCCAAGCTGGATTATTTGCAAGAACTCGGCGTCGAGGGAATTTGGCTTATGCCGATCAATCCCTCCCCCAGTTATCACAAGTATGACGTAATCAATTATTATGATATCGATCCGGAATATGGAACACTAGAAGACATGAAAATACTTGTTGCCGAAGCAAAAAAGCGTGACATTAAAATCATAATAGATTTGGTAGTGAACCATACAAGCAATCAGAATCCATGGTTTCAGGAAGCGATCAAGGATGAAAACAGTCCCTACCGCGATTGGTATATTTGGGCAGATGAAAAGACAAACTTACTGGAACGAGGAGATTGGAATCAACAGCTCTGGTATGGTTTAGGAAAGAACAAATATTACAGTACATTCTGGGAAGGAATGCCAGATTTAAACTATGATAATCCGGATGTACGAGCGGAAATAATCAAAATTGGGAAGTTCTGGCTGCAAGAAGTAGGTGTCGAGGGATTCCGTTTAGATGCTGCAAAATATATATATCCCGATCAAGAAAAAGAGAAAAATTATGCCTGGTGGAAAGAATTCCGTAAAGCGATGCAGACGGTAAAGGAAGATGTATTCCTTGTCGGTGAAGTATGGGATACAGCAACAGTGACCGCACCTTACTTGCAAGACGATGGCCTCAATTCGACCTTTAATTTTGATTTAGCCGAAAGAATTGTGAGAGCTGTTCAGCAGGGAAAAGATACTGGCATCGTTTCGGGTTTAAAAAGGATGCGAGAATATTTCAAAAAAATGGACGAAAATTACGTCGATTCAATCTTTCTTACCAATCATGATCAGAATCGCGTAATGAGTCTATTTAAAGGAGACGTAAACAAGGCGAGAATGGCTGCTGCCATACTGCTTACATTGCCTGGATCGCCATTTCTTTATTATGGAGAAGAGATTGGTATGCAGGGGATGAAACCGGATGAATATATCCGAGAACCATTTGTTTGGTCTACAGATAAAAAAGAGGGTGAAAGTCGATGGATCGTATCCAAATACAACAGAGAGAGGGAAAAGATCGCCCTCGAAACTCAAATTGAAGAGGAAAACTCATTGTATCAGTATTATAAAAAACTAATTCAGGTGCGTAGGTCTAGCGATATCTTAGTTTTGGGGGAAATTGAACGTTCCAAGGTGAATGAAATCGGAATTGTTGCCTTCAAACGGGTTTTAGGTAATCAATCCCTTCTTGTGTTACATAACCTAAGCGGTGTAACAAAAACTTTTTCACTACCGGAAGACGAGTCGGTCTATAAGAAGAAATTCTTTACCAGTGACAAAGGCTCAGCAGATAAATTAAATCGTATCGTGGAAATGCAGCCCTACAGTACGCTGATTTTAGCTCAGTAA
- a CDS encoding sugar ABC transporter substrate-binding protein, with protein MRHKKLVVIAAVLVLLMSVLVACAKPPQQAGGNLVESETSGTGIDSATGAESELKPEDGAELIVWSNGDAESEWARYVSEEFTKKYGVPVTVEEVGHTDAPGKLQTDGPAGLGADVFLGAHDHTGNMEAAGLILENFYPDEYKERFMENVIQGVSANDTLYGYPVSIETYALYYNKDLVKQVPETWEELIEQSKAFNDLKSEDKKFGFMMEPGNFYFTYAFLGGYGGYIFGNNNTDPSDLGLNNEGALKAGEFMKRLQNEILPLKVEDVTYDVKGQFFKEGKLMFDMNGPWALKDYRDAGVNFGVIPLPKLDNGKNPTSFMGIKAYYVNAYTKYPNAATLYAKFSTSEEMLFKRYEMTGQIPATKSALNNEMIKQDEVGRAFLEQALVAVPMPNIPQMQTVWGPMGQAFNAIWNGQAEPKAALDSAVQQITDAIQTFK; from the coding sequence ATGAGACACAAAAAACTGGTAGTCATAGCAGCTGTTTTAGTGCTGCTCATGAGTGTACTCGTGGCTTGTGCGAAACCTCCGCAACAAGCTGGGGGGAATCTAGTGGAGAGTGAGACATCGGGCACTGGAATTGATTCGGCAACAGGAGCTGAATCGGAACTAAAACCTGAAGACGGTGCAGAACTTATAGTTTGGAGTAACGGTGACGCTGAAAGTGAATGGGCAAGGTATGTGTCGGAAGAGTTCACGAAGAAATACGGAGTGCCAGTTACCGTTGAAGAAGTTGGACACACCGATGCGCCTGGCAAGCTACAAACCGATGGACCTGCAGGGCTAGGGGCTGATGTATTTTTGGGAGCCCATGACCATACCGGAAACATGGAGGCAGCTGGTTTAATTCTTGAGAATTTCTATCCCGATGAGTACAAAGAGAGATTCATGGAGAATGTCATCCAAGGTGTTTCGGCAAATGATACGCTCTATGGCTATCCTGTTTCCATTGAGACCTATGCCCTTTACTACAACAAAGATTTGGTAAAACAAGTACCTGAAACATGGGAAGAGCTGATTGAGCAATCCAAAGCATTTAATGATCTCAAGTCTGAAGATAAAAAATTTGGTTTTATGATGGAACCCGGAAACTTCTATTTTACGTATGCCTTTCTGGGCGGATATGGAGGTTACATCTTCGGTAATAACAATACTGATCCATCCGATCTTGGCTTAAACAACGAAGGTGCCTTAAAAGCCGGTGAGTTTATGAAGCGTCTGCAAAATGAAATTCTCCCGCTGAAAGTGGAAGATGTTACTTACGACGTAAAAGGTCAATTTTTTAAAGAAGGAAAGCTGATGTTTGATATGAACGGTCCTTGGGCCCTTAAGGATTATCGGGATGCTGGCGTCAACTTTGGGGTTATCCCACTACCAAAATTGGATAATGGAAAAAATCCGACTAGTTTCATGGGAATTAAGGCTTACTACGTAAATGCGTATACCAAGTATCCAAATGCAGCAACCTTATATGCGAAATTTTCAACCAGTGAGGAAATGCTGTTCAAACGCTATGAAATGACAGGTCAAATTCCGGCGACGAAATCGGCACTTAACAATGAAATGATTAAACAAGATGAAGTTGGTCGTGCATTCTTAGAGCAAGCTTTAGTTGCGGTACCGATGCCAAACATCCCACAAATGCAAACCGTTTGGGGACCGATGGGCCAGGCATTTAATGCCATCTGGAATGGCCAGGCTGAACCCAAAGCAGCATTAGATTCAGCTGTTCAACAAATTACGGATGCGATTCAGACTTTTAAATAA
- a CDS encoding LacI family DNA-binding transcriptional regulator has protein sequence MSVTIKDVAKLAGVSPSTVSRVIANNPRISPATSRKVKEAMEHLGYHPNVMAKSLVSRSTQTLGIILPRSADELFLNPFFPEVLRGINAYANYTGYDLLMSAGSTEQEEKEAFNRMVFGGRVDGVILLASRVNDPLIPLLKKRNFPFVLIGRSLEHPDIVCVDTNNVKAAYDATMHLIKQGHVRIGFISGPRDLVVSQDRIKGYQDALKENNLPFHTDWVFEAKFLLESGYQAISTLFEQPEKPTALVVSDDLITFGVLRGLYELNYRVPEDVALVSFNNVSMSDLTTPPLTTIDIGIYHLGYTTAQLLIKQINEETLHQKTTIIPHRLVIRQSSIK, from the coding sequence ATGTCCGTTACTATCAAAGATGTTGCTAAGCTAGCTGGTGTATCCCCATCAACCGTTTCCAGAGTGATTGCGAATAACCCGCGAATTAGCCCAGCTACATCCCGAAAAGTAAAAGAAGCTATGGAACATCTTGGTTACCATCCAAATGTCATGGCTAAAAGTCTAGTTTCACGAAGTACTCAAACATTGGGTATTATTTTGCCGCGCTCGGCGGATGAACTTTTTCTTAATCCCTTTTTTCCTGAAGTATTGCGCGGAATCAATGCTTATGCAAATTATACTGGTTATGATTTATTAATGTCTGCTGGAAGTACAGAACAAGAAGAAAAGGAAGCTTTCAATCGAATGGTTTTCGGGGGAAGAGTGGATGGAGTCATTTTGCTTGCCTCTCGTGTGAATGATCCACTTATTCCTCTTCTGAAAAAAAGAAATTTTCCATTTGTTTTAATCGGGAGATCTTTAGAACACCCCGATATTGTCTGTGTTGATACAAACAATGTAAAGGCGGCGTATGATGCAACGATGCATTTAATTAAACAAGGACATGTTCGAATTGGATTTATCAGTGGTCCGAGGGACCTGGTTGTTTCGCAAGATCGAATTAAAGGTTATCAGGATGCCCTGAAGGAAAATAATCTTCCTTTTCATACAGATTGGGTGTTCGAGGCTAAATTTTTACTTGAGAGCGGGTATCAAGCAATTTCAACTTTATTTGAGCAGCCTGAAAAACCAACAGCCCTTGTAGTATCTGATGATCTGATCACATTTGGAGTATTACGAGGTCTCTACGAATTAAATTATAGGGTTCCTGAGGATGTTGCTCTCGTCAGTTTTAATAACGTATCTATGTCAGATTTGACCACACCTCCTCTAACTACAATTGATATCGGAATATATCATCTTGGATATACCACTGCACAATTACTTATAAAGCAAATTAATGAAGAAACCTTGCATCAGAAAACAACAATCATTCCTCATCGCTTGGTTATCCGTCAATCTTCTATCAAGTAG
- a CDS encoding ROK family protein, whose protein sequence is MVTGNYEVIKSVNISLILDALRHHGELSRSDISRITGLTTGTITNLVNKLLEYGIVEEIGAVSSPIGGRKPILLRLNPRGGYAIGIEITTTRIKAILFNLLAEPMMRLEREGSYRYHEGLEIILEIIEKFKRSLGKAENQLLGVGVSVPGWVHFSSGKIYNLPNLSGWVNVQLKDNLEQAIRLPVFVDNDANLAALGELWFGQGKNVDQLIYILVDDGIGAGFVLQHQVYHGKGYSVGELGHVSFGISDEECPCGNKGCLDVTASAKAMERTYKKLTGEEISIDQLNQRFASGDENARRILMDSAELLGRGLGSLINLYGPDTVILGGRMIYQNPFYGELLKEAALKNALPVMTQQVSITNTQLKEDSSIYGCVAMVFQSTLQPYSLRALGTHSVHLT, encoded by the coding sequence ATGGTAACGGGGAACTATGAAGTGATTAAATCAGTTAATATATCGCTTATCTTGGATGCTCTGCGCCATCATGGGGAACTGTCAAGATCCGATATTTCAAGAATAACCGGTCTGACCACAGGAACAATCACCAATCTTGTAAACAAGCTTCTAGAATATGGGATTGTGGAAGAAATTGGTGCTGTCTCTTCACCTATAGGTGGAAGGAAGCCGATATTGCTTCGTTTAAACCCCCGGGGCGGCTATGCCATTGGCATAGAGATTACGACAACAAGAATAAAAGCAATATTATTTAATCTGCTGGCTGAACCGATGATGCGATTAGAAAGGGAGGGAAGTTATCGATACCATGAAGGTTTGGAAATCATCTTAGAAATCATTGAAAAATTTAAACGGAGTTTGGGAAAAGCTGAGAATCAACTGCTGGGGGTGGGTGTTAGTGTACCGGGTTGGGTTCATTTTTCCTCCGGAAAAATTTATAACTTACCCAATTTATCTGGATGGGTAAATGTTCAGTTGAAGGATAATTTGGAGCAAGCCATCCGATTGCCCGTTTTTGTGGATAATGATGCTAATTTGGCAGCTCTTGGAGAACTATGGTTTGGACAGGGGAAAAATGTGGATCAGTTGATTTACATTCTCGTTGATGACGGTATTGGAGCCGGTTTTGTCTTACAGCATCAAGTTTACCATGGAAAAGGCTATAGTGTAGGAGAATTGGGACATGTTTCCTTTGGAATCAGTGATGAAGAGTGTCCATGCGGAAATAAAGGTTGCTTGGATGTCACTGCATCAGCCAAGGCAATGGAAAGAACATATAAAAAGTTAACAGGTGAAGAAATTTCTATTGACCAATTAAATCAACGATTTGCATCCGGGGATGAAAATGCTCGGCGGATTCTTATGGATTCAGCAGAATTATTGGGTCGAGGGTTAGGATCCCTTATCAATCTATATGGTCCGGATACGGTGATTTTGGGTGGTCGGATGATTTACCAGAATCCGTTTTACGGAGAATTATTAAAGGAAGCGGCATTAAAAAATGCACTTCCGGTCATGACACAACAGGTGTCCATCACAAACACCCAATTGAAAGAGGACAGCAGTATATATGGTTGTGTGGCGATGGTCTTTCAATCAACTTTACAGCCCTACTCATTACGTGCTTTGGGAACTCATTCAGTTCATTTAACATAA